The following are encoded together in the Actinoplanes sp. N902-109 genome:
- a CDS encoding leucine zipper domain-containing protein, protein MAGNHRVTGGGVGAGLHARDGLEQYVVGLVAVGRIGGEPVDARIVRLPGRGLSDAPGQGSELGVCEDVLELGEVVVDDSWSLARAAERYDVSWHTANKWAQRYRAEGQAGLPDRSSRPHRQPSRTRAPMVRKILRLRRKRRLGPVVCSKAAMTVSTVRSTTTAKVGPRRRIHR, encoded by the coding sequence GTGGCGGGCAATCATCGTGTAACGGGCGGCGGTGTCGGTGCGGGCCTGCATGCCCGTGACGGTCTTGAGCAGTATGTGGTCGGCCTGGTAGCGGTCGGCCGCATCGGAGGCGAGCCGGTCGATGCGAGGATCGTCCGCCTCCCAGGTCGCGGCCTCAGCGATGCGCCTGGTCAGGGCAGTGAGCTTGGGGTCTGTGAGGACGTGCTCGAACTGGGTGAGGTAGTCGTCGATGACAGCTGGTCACTCGCACGAGCAGCCGAACGCTATGACGTGTCCTGGCACACCGCGAACAAGTGGGCCCAGCGTTACCGAGCCGAAGGCCAAGCCGGCCTGCCCGACCGCTCGTCGCGGCCACACCGGCAGCCGAGCCGTACCCGCGCGCCGATGGTCCGCAAGATCCTGCGCCTGCGCCGCAAACGACGCCTCGGACCGGTTGTTTGCTCAAAAGCTGCCATGACGGTGTCCACTGTCCGGAGTACGACGACCGCGAAAGTCGGCCCTCGGAGACGAATCCATCGATGA
- a CDS encoding LLM class flavin-dependent oxidoreductase: MRFGVELPCGGDGITAGLLVELGVRAEVAGWDGVFFEDYLVYYRGENPATYDPWVVMTAIAARTTRVRLGTTVSGLLARDPVKLAREAATLNALAPGRVVLGVGLGDPADKGAQPFPGPRGAEMDRRLAQLLDLLADEAVPVWVGGSAQAKAVARRAATAQGIVPYKLTDTKNWEDWTTDEVRDLARGDGFDVAVGGRRRLPDPSAEKAAIMAAESGGATWWLEFIPPAAPDQMIAAVETGPM; encoded by the coding sequence ATGCGATTTGGGGTGGAGTTGCCGTGCGGGGGTGACGGGATAACCGCCGGGCTGTTGGTCGAGCTTGGGGTGCGGGCCGAGGTGGCGGGCTGGGACGGGGTCTTTTTCGAGGACTACCTCGTCTACTACCGCGGGGAGAATCCAGCGACGTATGACCCGTGGGTGGTGATGACGGCAATCGCCGCGCGGACCACGCGAGTGCGTCTGGGGACGACGGTGTCCGGGTTGCTGGCCCGCGATCCGGTGAAGCTCGCCCGTGAGGCGGCCACGCTGAACGCTCTGGCACCCGGGCGGGTCGTGCTCGGGGTGGGGCTGGGCGACCCGGCCGATAAGGGAGCCCAGCCGTTTCCGGGACCGCGCGGGGCGGAGATGGATCGACGGCTCGCGCAACTGCTCGATCTGTTGGCCGATGAGGCGGTACCGGTCTGGGTCGGAGGAAGTGCGCAGGCCAAGGCCGTCGCGCGACGGGCCGCGACCGCGCAAGGCATCGTGCCTTACAAGCTGACCGATACCAAGAACTGGGAGGACTGGACGACCGACGAGGTACGGGATCTAGCGCGCGGTGATGGCTTCGACGTAGCGGTCGGAGGGCGACGGCGGTTGCCCGACCCATCCGCGGAGAAAGCGGCAATCATGGCCGCGGAAAGCGGTGGTGCGACCTGGTGGCTGGAGTTCATTCCGCCTGCGGCGCCGGATCAAATGATCGCCGCAGTCGAGACCGGCCCGATGT